One genomic segment of Amycolatopsis granulosa includes these proteins:
- a CDS encoding arabinosyltransferase domain-containing protein, with product MASRTPTAAPDEVTGPDQPGTAERTSPARPHTFLWRLLAIVLGLFAAACAIAFPLLPIVQDTAKIVWPAGSDTRPVNAPLVGYWAQDMQVDLPCATIKSVDARTAGPALLFSTVPQARVGDGVGMQLTVDDNVLSATSRGQQVARQPLPEAGCDVRLRSSATHTTLTVAGTPVYDSGGDVRPRVLGIYTDISSARDPIAGLSVGITPDTRYQSSPTGLKVGIGVFGVLSLIGCLIAVNRLDSGSARRAPRWAPIGWWKLTKRDVLVFGVLGAWVFIGPVTADDGYILTMARVAGQVGYLTNYHRWFGVAEAPFGWNDHIYELMAMVSTVPPWIRLPSFLLSVLSWLLISREVLPRLGKEVRISPAAGWAAAVVFLVWWLPFNNGVRPEPWAAFGSLVALCAVERALVTRRLLPLCLGLIGAALALAATPTALIAVAPFLVAAKPLFHLLRSRARESGWLAVLAPIAAAGFIVLIVVFADQSFATVMEATRLRGLVGPNKAWYEELARYELLFENTADGAMTRRFPVLLLILCTGTCLVVLLRRGRIQGAALGPARRLIGTVALFFLLLALTPTKWTHHFGAFAGVGAAMAALTALATSSTVLRSRRNRAAFTAGLLAMAALAATGPNDYFFVSSLGVPWWDRAPAIKGWHLSTGLLVAAAVAAVFAFVENVRMQRPGSPPPVQERRGRALRLGAASLVVVCGAVVVFEVASMAKSIQKQLSTGSYTLAAANVDHLLGKSCNLSDYVMVEQDPVSSMLKPVGSRTVPAAQPEQNNALPQPEDSGNEKTSSGFHAERTGDADPLNRPPHGFTTATVPMWSSYNESSATGRLRTDWYALPSEHAGAQLAIAVSAPSGKATSVALEFGKDTPAGVEVARSTAVLAPYSGTGATSGDPRWADLRVDIGGLPPDLNRVRVVAKDDDITTDGWVAVSAPREPTYTTLTQRVGSAPVYMDWPVAFVYPCMNPVPSRDGISQIPAYRITTGLQPAEAGVADSYGGGPNGWIEELANELEVPSYLKGDTSGRSWGSLLQIEPYTDGVAPQVEHGTQALWGWQSLGPGPHQPTGSTPTR from the coding sequence ATGGCCAGCAGGACACCTACTGCCGCACCGGATGAGGTGACCGGCCCGGACCAGCCGGGCACGGCGGAGCGCACCTCACCGGCGCGGCCGCACACGTTCTTGTGGCGGCTGCTCGCCATCGTGCTCGGCCTGTTCGCCGCCGCCTGCGCGATCGCCTTCCCGTTGCTGCCGATCGTCCAGGACACGGCGAAGATCGTGTGGCCGGCCGGCAGCGACACCCGCCCGGTCAACGCCCCGCTCGTCGGCTACTGGGCGCAGGACATGCAGGTCGACCTGCCGTGCGCGACGATCAAGTCGGTCGACGCCCGCACCGCGGGTCCGGCGCTGCTGTTCTCCACCGTGCCGCAGGCCCGCGTGGGCGACGGCGTCGGCATGCAGCTGACCGTGGACGACAACGTGCTCAGCGCCACCAGCCGCGGGCAGCAGGTCGCGCGCCAGCCGCTGCCGGAAGCCGGCTGCGACGTCCGCCTGCGCTCGAGCGCGACGCACACCACGCTGACGGTGGCCGGCACCCCGGTCTACGACTCGGGCGGCGATGTGCGGCCACGGGTGCTGGGCATCTACACCGACATCTCCTCCGCGCGGGACCCGATCGCCGGCCTGTCCGTCGGCATCACGCCGGACACCCGCTACCAGTCCTCGCCGACCGGGCTGAAGGTCGGCATCGGCGTGTTCGGCGTGCTGTCGCTGATCGGCTGCCTGATCGCGGTCAACCGGCTGGACTCCGGCAGCGCGCGGCGGGCGCCGCGCTGGGCGCCGATCGGCTGGTGGAAGCTCACCAAACGGGACGTCCTGGTGTTCGGCGTGCTCGGGGCGTGGGTGTTCATCGGGCCGGTGACCGCGGACGACGGGTACATCCTGACCATGGCACGGGTCGCCGGCCAGGTCGGCTACCTCACCAACTACCACCGGTGGTTCGGCGTCGCCGAGGCCCCGTTCGGGTGGAACGACCACATCTACGAGCTGATGGCCATGGTCTCCACCGTGCCGCCATGGATCCGGTTGCCGTCGTTCCTGCTGAGTGTGCTGAGCTGGCTGCTGATCAGCCGTGAGGTGCTGCCGCGGCTGGGCAAGGAGGTCCGGATCAGCCCGGCGGCGGGCTGGGCCGCGGCCGTGGTGTTCCTGGTGTGGTGGCTGCCGTTCAACAACGGTGTCCGGCCCGAGCCGTGGGCCGCGTTCGGCTCGCTGGTCGCGCTGTGCGCGGTGGAGCGGGCGCTGGTCACGCGGCGCCTGCTGCCGCTGTGCCTGGGCCTGATCGGCGCCGCGCTCGCACTGGCGGCGACCCCGACCGCGCTGATCGCGGTGGCCCCGTTCCTGGTCGCCGCGAAACCGTTGTTCCACCTGCTGCGCAGCCGCGCCCGCGAGTCCGGCTGGCTGGCGGTGCTCGCGCCGATCGCCGCGGCCGGGTTCATCGTGCTGATCGTCGTGTTCGCCGACCAGAGCTTCGCCACGGTGATGGAGGCGACCCGGCTGCGCGGTCTGGTGGGCCCGAACAAGGCCTGGTACGAGGAGCTCGCGCGGTACGAGCTGCTGTTCGAAAACACCGCGGACGGCGCCATGACGCGCCGGTTCCCCGTGCTGCTGCTGATCCTGTGCACCGGTACCTGCCTGGTGGTGTTGCTGCGCCGCGGCCGCATCCAGGGCGCGGCGCTCGGCCCGGCGCGCCGGCTGATCGGCACGGTGGCGTTGTTCTTCCTGCTGCTCGCGCTGACCCCGACGAAGTGGACGCACCACTTCGGTGCCTTCGCCGGCGTGGGTGCGGCGATGGCGGCGCTGACCGCGCTGGCGACGAGTTCGACCGTGCTGCGGTCGCGGCGCAACCGGGCGGCGTTCACCGCGGGGCTGCTGGCGATGGCCGCGCTCGCGGCGACCGGCCCGAACGACTACTTCTTCGTGTCCAGCCTGGGCGTGCCGTGGTGGGACAGGGCGCCGGCGATCAAGGGCTGGCACCTGTCCACCGGGCTGCTGGTGGCCGCGGCGGTCGCGGCGGTCTTCGCGTTCGTCGAGAACGTGCGCATGCAGCGGCCGGGCTCACCGCCGCCGGTGCAGGAACGCCGCGGTCGCGCCCTGCGGCTCGGTGCGGCGTCGCTGGTCGTGGTGTGCGGCGCGGTCGTGGTGTTCGAGGTCGCCAGCATGGCGAAGTCGATCCAGAAGCAGCTGTCCACCGGCAGCTACACCCTCGCCGCGGCGAACGTGGACCACCTGCTCGGCAAGAGCTGCAACCTGTCCGACTACGTGATGGTCGAGCAGGACCCGGTGTCGAGCATGCTCAAACCGGTGGGCTCGCGGACCGTGCCGGCGGCGCAGCCGGAGCAGAACAACGCACTGCCCCAGCCGGAGGACTCCGGCAACGAGAAGACCTCGTCGGGTTTCCACGCCGAACGCACCGGCGACGCCGACCCGCTGAACCGGCCGCCGCACGGTTTCACCACGGCGACCGTGCCGATGTGGAGCAGCTACAACGAGAGCTCGGCCACCGGGCGGTTGCGCACGGACTGGTACGCGCTGCCGTCTGAGCACGCCGGCGCGCAGCTGGCGATCGCGGTGTCGGCGCCCTCCGGCAAGGCGACGAGTGTCGCGCTGGAGTTCGGCAAGGACACCCCGGCCGGGGTGGAGGTGGCCCGGTCGACCGCCGTGCTGGCCCCGTACTCGGGCACCGGCGCCACGAGCGGCGACCCCAGGTGGGCGGACCTGCGGGTGGACATCGGCGGGCTGCCGCCGGACCTGAACCGCGTGCGCGTGGTGGCCAAGGACGACGACATCACCACCGACGGCTGGGTCGCGGTGAGCGCGCCGCGCGAGCCCACGTACACCACGCTGACCCAGCGGGTCGGCAGCGCCCCGGTGTACATGGACTGGCCGGTGGCGTTCGTCTACCCGTGCATGAACCCGGTCCCCTCACGCGACGGCATCTCGCAGATCCCGGCGTACCGGATCACCACGGGTCTCCAGCCGGCGGAGGCCGGGGTGGCGGACAGCTACGGTGGCGGGCCGAACGGGTGGATCGAGGAGCTGGCCAACGAGCTGGAGGTGCCGAGCTACCTCAAGGGCGACACGTCCGGCCGGTCCTGGGGCAGCCTGCTGCAGATCGAGCCGTACACCGACGGGGTCGCCCCGCAGGTCGAGCACGGGACGCAGGCGTTGTGGGGCTGGCAGAGCCTCGGCCCCGGCCCGCACCAGCCGACCGGTTCCACCCCGACCCGGTGA
- a CDS encoding cobalt-precorrin-6A reductase, which translates to MAGVTQVLVLGGTGEARALAAGLVARGVAVTSSLAGRVANPRLPAGAVRVGGFGGPDGLARWLAEHGTAAVVDATHPFAERIGASAVTAAARARVPLLRLQRPGWRQGPGDTWHWVDTLEEAATLVERLGDRIFLTSGRQGLSAFARCTRPHFLARCVDPPEPPLPPRLEVLLDRGPYTVESETALLREHRIDVLVTKDSGGAMTTAKLVAARQEGVPVVVVRRPPRPPAPTVADVAAALDWVSAVLGT; encoded by the coding sequence ATGGCTGGCGTGACGCAAGTACTCGTGCTCGGCGGCACCGGTGAGGCCCGCGCGCTGGCCGCGGGGCTGGTAGCCCGCGGCGTCGCGGTCACCTCGTCGCTCGCCGGACGGGTCGCCAACCCGCGCCTGCCCGCCGGCGCGGTGCGCGTCGGCGGTTTCGGCGGCCCGGACGGTCTCGCGCGCTGGCTGGCCGAGCACGGCACCGCCGCGGTGGTGGACGCCACGCACCCGTTCGCCGAGCGCATCGGCGCGTCCGCCGTGACCGCGGCGGCACGGGCGCGGGTCCCGCTGCTGCGGCTGCAACGCCCCGGCTGGCGGCAGGGCCCTGGCGACACCTGGCACTGGGTGGACACGCTCGAGGAGGCCGCCACCCTCGTCGAGCGGCTCGGCGACCGGATCTTCCTCACCAGCGGCCGCCAGGGCCTGTCGGCCTTCGCCCGCTGCACCCGGCCGCACTTCCTGGCCCGCTGCGTCGACCCGCCGGAGCCGCCGCTGCCGCCGCGGCTGGAGGTCCTGCTCGACCGCGGCCCCTACACGGTCGAGAGTGAGACCGCGCTGTTGCGTGAGCACCGCATCGACGTGCTGGTCACCAAGGACAGCGGCGGCGCGATGACCACCGCGAAGCTGGTCGCGGCCCGGCAGGAGGGGGTACCGGTGGTGGTCGTGCGGCGCCCGCCGCGGCCGCCCGCGCCGACCGTCGCCGACGTGGCTGCCGCGCTGGACTGGGTGTCGGCGGTTCTAGGAACGTGA
- a CDS encoding cobalt-precorrin-5B (C(1))-methyltransferase, with product MRYGWTTGACATAATTAAYTALLTGEFPDPVEVRLPQGRRPAFALATERLDVESATAGVIKDAGDDPDVTHGALILSTVSRGAPGSGVSFRAGAGVGTVTLPGLPLAVGEPAINPVPRRLMTEAVRRVAAAHGDPGDVVVEISVPGGEELARRTWNPRLGIVGGLSILGTTGVVVPYSCSAWIDSIRRGVDVARALGHQHLAGATGSTSERVVAQRYGLPETALLDMGDFAGAVLKYVKRHPVPRLTIAGGFAKMSKLAAGHLDLHSNRSQVDLGLLAGLAPEPLAGRIRAANTALHALQLSQAEGFPIGDLVADRAREFAASVLAPAPVAVDVLVIDRAGTVVGVSGA from the coding sequence ATGAGGTACGGGTGGACCACCGGAGCGTGTGCGACCGCGGCCACCACGGCCGCGTACACCGCCCTGCTCACCGGTGAGTTCCCGGACCCGGTCGAGGTCCGGCTGCCGCAGGGGCGGCGCCCGGCGTTCGCGCTGGCCACCGAGCGGCTGGACGTGGAGTCGGCCACCGCCGGGGTGATCAAGGATGCGGGCGACGACCCGGACGTGACCCACGGCGCGCTGATCCTGTCGACGGTGAGCCGTGGCGCGCCGGGGAGCGGGGTGAGTTTCCGGGCGGGTGCGGGGGTCGGCACCGTGACGCTGCCGGGACTGCCGCTGGCGGTGGGGGAGCCGGCGATCAACCCGGTGCCGCGCCGGCTGATGACCGAGGCGGTGCGGCGGGTCGCCGCGGCGCACGGCGACCCCGGGGACGTGGTGGTCGAGATCTCCGTGCCCGGGGGCGAGGAGCTGGCACGGCGGACGTGGAACCCGCGGCTGGGCATCGTCGGCGGGCTGTCGATCCTCGGCACCACCGGGGTGGTGGTGCCGTACTCGTGCTCGGCGTGGATCGACAGCATCCGGCGCGGTGTGGACGTGGCGCGGGCGCTCGGGCACCAGCACCTGGCGGGCGCGACCGGCAGCACCTCGGAGCGGGTGGTGGCCCAGCGGTACGGCCTGCCCGAAACGGCGCTGCTCGACATGGGCGACTTCGCCGGCGCGGTGCTGAAGTACGTGAAGCGGCACCCGGTGCCACGGCTGACGATCGCGGGCGGGTTCGCGAAGATGTCCAAGCTCGCGGCCGGGCACCTGGACCTGCACTCGAACCGGTCGCAGGTCGACCTGGGGCTGCTGGCGGGGCTCGCGCCGGAGCCGCTGGCCGGGCGGATCCGGGCGGCGAACACGGCCTTGCACGCGTTGCAGCTGTCCCAGGCGGAGGGTTTCCCGATCGGTGACCTCGTCGCCGACCGGGCCCGGGAGTTCGCCGCCTCGGTGCTGGCCCCGGCGCCGGTGGCGGTGGACGTCCTGGTGATCGACCGCGCCGGGACGGTGGTCGGGGTCAGCGGGGCCTGA
- the cobM gene encoding precorrin-4 C(11)-methyltransferase, with protein sequence MTVFFIGAGPGAADLITVRGRDLLARCGVCLYPGSLTPPDLLAHCPAEARRIDTAGLSLDQIAGELVAADRAGHDVARLCSGDPSIYSAVAEQMRRLDAAGVRYEVVPGVPAFAAAAAELGRELTVPAIGQSLVITRVQARSTAMPPGETLATFAASGTTLAVHLAINRIEQVVAELLPHYGGDCPVAVVHRASQPGQRILRGTLAGIAPEVRAAGIETAAVIFVGRVLAASGFPDSYLYSAARDRAEKIRPR encoded by the coding sequence ATGACCGTGTTCTTCATCGGCGCCGGCCCCGGCGCGGCGGACCTGATCACCGTGCGCGGGCGCGATCTGCTGGCGCGCTGCGGCGTCTGCCTCTACCCCGGCAGCCTGACCCCGCCCGACCTGCTCGCGCACTGCCCGGCCGAGGCCCGCCGGATCGACACGGCGGGCCTGTCGCTGGACCAGATCGCCGGCGAGCTGGTCGCGGCCGACCGGGCCGGGCACGACGTGGCGCGGCTGTGTTCCGGCGACCCGTCGATCTACAGCGCGGTCGCCGAGCAGATGCGCCGGCTGGACGCGGCCGGCGTGCGGTACGAGGTGGTGCCGGGGGTGCCCGCGTTCGCCGCGGCGGCTGCCGAGCTGGGGCGGGAGCTGACGGTGCCGGCGATCGGGCAGAGCCTGGTCATCACGCGTGTCCAGGCGCGCTCGACCGCCATGCCACCGGGCGAAACGCTGGCCACGTTCGCCGCGAGCGGCACGACGCTGGCGGTGCACCTGGCGATCAACCGCATCGAGCAGGTCGTGGCGGAGCTGCTGCCGCACTACGGCGGCGACTGCCCGGTGGCCGTGGTGCACCGCGCCAGCCAGCCCGGGCAGCGCATCCTGCGCGGCACGCTGGCGGGCATCGCGCCGGAAGTGCGCGCGGCGGGGATCGAGACGGCGGCGGTGATCTTCGTCGGCCGGGTCCTGGCGGCGAGTGGCTTCCCGGACAGCTACCTGTACTCGGCGGCGCGGGACCGCGCGGAGAAGATCAGGCCCCGCTGA